A part of Helicobacter ibis genomic DNA contains:
- a CDS encoding NifS family cysteine desulfurase, which produces MEKPKNRVYLDNNATTMLDPKAKELMDIYFCEKYGNPNSLHSFGTETHSAIREAFNHLYDGINAKDEDDIIITSCATESNNWVLKGVYFDVLRHGKKNHIITTEVEHPAILSTCRFLEELGVEVTYLPIGESGGLDAKEVEKAITDKTALVSIMWANNETGIIFPIEEIGAICKEKGVLFHTDAVQAIGKIPVDVQKCNIDFLSFSAHKFHGPKGIGGLFIKKGRELTPLFHGGEHMGGRRSGTLNVPYIVAMGEAMRQATLYLDFEKNNVRRLRDRLEDALLSLPDTFVVGNRSNRVPNTILVSIRGVEGEAMLWDLNKFGIACSTGSACASEDLEANPVMSAIGADKELAHTAVRISLSRFTTEEEINYTIDIFKKSIERLRAISSSY; this is translated from the coding sequence ATGGAAAAACCTAAAAATAGGGTTTATCTAGATAATAATGCAACTACTATGCTAGACCCAAAGGCAAAGGAATTAATGGATATTTATTTTTGTGAAAAATATGGGAATCCAAACTCACTTCATAGCTTTGGCACAGAAACTCATAGTGCCATAAGAGAAGCTTTCAATCACTTATATGATGGGATTAATGCTAAAGATGAAGACGATATTATTATCACTTCTTGTGCGACAGAGAGTAATAACTGGGTGCTAAAAGGAGTATATTTTGATGTTTTGCGACATGGAAAAAAAAATCACATAATCACCACAGAAGTAGAACACCCGGCTATTCTTTCTACCTGTAGATTCTTAGAAGAACTTGGTGTAGAAGTTACATATTTGCCCATCGGAGAAAGCGGTGGCTTAGATGCTAAAGAAGTAGAAAAAGCAATCACAGATAAAACTGCACTTGTAAGCATTATGTGGGCAAATAACGAAACAGGGATTATCTTCCCTATCGAAGAAATCGGTGCAATTTGCAAAGAAAAGGGGGTTCTTTTTCACACAGACGCGGTACAAGCAATCGGAAAGATTCCAGTAGATGTGCAAAAGTGTAATATTGATTTTTTAAGCTTTTCAGCACATAAATTCCATGGTCCAAAGGGCATTGGAGGGCTATTTATCAAAAAAGGTAGAGAACTAACTCCTCTTTTTCATGGTGGAGAACACATGGGCGGAAGAAGAAGCGGAACTCTAAATGTGCCTTATATTGTAGCAATGGGCGAAGCTATGCGACAAGCAACTTTATACCTTGATTTTGAGAAAAATAATGTAAGAAGACTAAGGGATAGATTAGAAGATGCTTTGCTTAGTTTGCCAGATACCTTTGTAGTTGGTAATCGCTCTAATCGTGTGCCAAATACGATTCTAGTTAGTATTAGAGGTGTTGAAGGCGAGGCTATGCTTTGGGATTTAAATAAATTTGGTATAGCTTGTTCTACCGGTAGTGCTTGTGCAAGCGAAGATTTAGAGGCAAACCCAGTTATGAGTGCAATTGGTGCGGATAAAGAATTAGCACACACTGCAGTTAGAATCTCTTTAAGTAGATTCACAACAGAAGAAGAAATTAACTACACAATAGATATATTCAAAAAATCAATAGAACGCTTAAGAGCGATTTCAAGCAGTTATTAA
- a CDS encoding iron-sulfur cluster assembly scaffold protein, protein MAKNELLGGALWDAYSKKVSERMDNPTHLGVITQDEADKRGLKLIVADYGAEACGDAVRLYWLVDSNDVIVDAKFKSFGCGTAIASSDMMVELCLGKKVQEAVKITNIDVEKALRDDPDTPAVPGQKMHCSVMAYDVIKKAAGLYLGKNPEDFEDEIIVCECARVSLGTLKEVIKLNDLKSVEEITEYTKAGAFCKSCIKPGGHEEREYYLVDILRDVRAEMEEESLKNKADSSASGNLSFNDMTMVQKIKAIESVIDEKIRPMLMMDGGNMEIIELKNASDGYTDVYIRYLGACSGCASGSTGTLFAIESVLQEALDKSIRVFPV, encoded by the coding sequence ATGGCAAAAAATGAATTACTTGGTGGAGCGTTATGGGACGCTTATTCTAAGAAAGTTAGTGAAAGAATGGATAATCCAACACATCTTGGAGTTATCACACAAGATGAAGCAGACAAAAGAGGCTTAAAACTAATTGTAGCTGATTATGGTGCAGAGGCTTGTGGAGATGCAGTTAGGCTTTATTGGCTTGTAGATTCTAATGATGTAATTGTAGATGCGAAATTTAAGAGTTTTGGTTGTGGGACTGCTATTGCTAGTTCTGATATGATGGTTGAATTATGTCTTGGTAAAAAAGTGCAAGAAGCAGTAAAAATCACAAACATAGATGTAGAAAAAGCACTAAGAGATGACCCAGATACTCCAGCAGTGCCGGGACAAAAAATGCACTGCTCTGTAATGGCATATGATGTAATTAAAAAAGCAGCAGGGCTATATCTAGGCAAGAATCCAGAAGATTTCGAAGATGAAATAATCGTGTGTGAATGTGCTAGAGTAAGCCTTGGGACACTAAAAGAAGTAATCAAGCTAAATGACTTAAAAAGCGTAGAAGAAATCACAGAATACACAAAGGCAGGTGCATTTTGTAAAAGCTGTATAAAGCCGGGTGGTCATGAAGAAAGAGAGTATTACTTAGTAGATATTCTGCGTGATGTAAGAGCAGAAATGGAAGAAGAATCTCTAAAAAATAAAGCAGATTCAAGTGCTAGTGGAAATTTGAGCTTCAATGATATGACAATGGTGCAAAAGATTAAAGCTATTGAATCTGTAATTGATGAGAAGATTCGCCCTATGCTTATGATGGATGGCGGAAATATGGAAATAATAGAACTTAAAAATGCAAGCGATGGTTATACTGATGTATATATCCGCTATCTTGGTGCATGCAGTGGCTGTGCTAGTGGCTCTACTGGGACGCTATTTGCAATTGAATCTGTATTACAAGAAGCACTAGATAAAAGCATTAGAGTATTTCCGGTATAA
- a CDS encoding TerC family protein, with amino-acid sequence MFEWINSPEMWIALATLIGLEIVLGIDNIIFIAILVGRLPQEKRQKARIFGLSLAMATRILLLLSLFWIMKLTEPLFSVFSQEISGRDIILILGGLFLIAKSTLEIHHDIDNAEKQEDENTLKEGAKKGFFAILIQIAILDIVFSLDSVITAVGMVSNIEIMIIAVIVAVGVMMIASKSISEFVDDNPTIKILALAFLILVGVTLVAEGLEFHISKGYIYFAMAFSLGVESINIYIKKKASKKTTKLLKQGYSLLRIKHENINNN; translated from the coding sequence ATGTTTGAATGGATAAACTCCCCTGAAATGTGGATAGCACTTGCAACACTTATAGGCTTAGAGATAGTTTTGGGGATAGATAATATCATCTTTATAGCAATTTTAGTTGGAAGACTACCGCAAGAGAAGAGACAAAAAGCTAGAATCTTCGGACTTAGCTTAGCTATGGCTACTAGAATTTTGTTACTCTTATCACTATTTTGGATTATGAAGCTTACAGAACCGCTATTTAGTGTATTTTCACAAGAAATATCAGGCAGGGATATTATCTTAATTCTTGGAGGATTATTTTTAATAGCAAAATCAACGCTAGAGATTCACCATGATATTGACAATGCAGAAAAACAAGAAGATGAAAACACTCTAAAAGAAGGTGCAAAGAAAGGATTTTTTGCGATTTTAATACAAATTGCAATTTTAGATATTGTCTTTTCTTTAGATTCAGTAATTACTGCTGTTGGTATGGTTAGCAATATAGAGATAATGATAATTGCGGTAATCGTGGCTGTTGGCGTAATGATGATAGCTAGTAAGAGTATTTCAGAATTTGTTGATGATAATCCAACTATTAAGATTCTAGCATTAGCATTTTTAATTTTAGTTGGAGTAACACTAGTTGCAGAAGGCTTAGAATTCCATATCTCAAAAGGATACATATACTTTGCTATGGCATTTTCACTAGGTGTAGAATCTATAAACATATATATCAAAAAAAAAGCATCTAAAAAAACAACAAAACTCTTAAAACAAGGCTATTCCTTGTTAAGGATAAAACATGAAAACATTAACAATAATTGA
- the polA gene encoding DNA polymerase I, whose protein sequence is MKTLTIIDTFGFLFRSYFALPRLQNSQGFPTGLLTGFAKTIMQLHRDYPNDYLIFAVDSKENLRKKIDPTYKANRQEAPENLKIQLEIALQWVEEMEVKSISIDGYEADDVIASLNKYATEQGIKVRIISHDKDLYQLINQNTLLFDPIKKIEVKHEECKEKYGVYPEQFIDYQSIVGDTADNVPGVKGIGAKGAAALLEEFGSLDNIYANLDKIKTERIRKLLEDSKSDAYKSKELVRLNDSLIKNLDLPSCLMPKICPLNNIIPSLVKYDLNSILKKLSNTKEIKQNLQEKRQDSRFSYKWNLLNTNEALMEFAKNLDENQIIAFDTETTSLDVKTAKIVGFSFSLDGVDSYYVPIAHSYLGVEEQVSLECAKEFIKKIFSCKEIIGHNIKYDIEILKTNFNIYPDFSKVRDSMILAWLYKSDSLSNLDFLMKKYFSHEMIAYKDIVKKDENFSSVSISHAAQYASEDAAASYCLYFKLKDLLEQELNNIAIEVEFPFIENLVNMELGGIRVDVEYLNTIKQETKQRLNDISEEIFDITQKRFNLNSPQQLADVLFNDLQLQTGKKTKSGFSTSENVLKLLYDTHPIIPKILEYRELFKLYSTYIEPLISYAQNDKEHRIYTSFMQTGTNTGRLSSKNPNLQNIPTTNVQGKNIRRAFIAKENHTLLSLDYSQIELRLLAHFSEDKAMMDAFFNDLDIHLETAKKIFGNEMAKEYRSIAKSINFGLIYGMGPKKLSETLKIDYKQAKEYIQNYFLSFPSVKGFLKLQEEFILKNSYSKTILGRKRSFDFKDIQEHQKATFLREGINAIFQGSAADIIKIAMNKITQQKLKSKMLLQVHDELIFESPKEAVEEESKIIAEIMENALQLKIPLKCSINMGDNWSKLK, encoded by the coding sequence ATGAAAACATTAACAATAATTGATACTTTTGGATTTCTTTTTAGAAGCTATTTTGCACTCCCAAGACTACAAAATTCACAAGGATTCCCAACTGGGCTTTTAACTGGGTTTGCAAAGACAATAATGCAACTACATAGAGATTATCCAAATGATTATTTAATTTTTGCTGTAGATTCAAAAGAAAATCTAAGAAAAAAAATAGACCCAACATACAAGGCAAACAGACAAGAAGCACCAGAGAATCTAAAAATACAACTAGAAATAGCACTGCAATGGGTAGAGGAAATGGAAGTTAAGAGTATAAGCATAGATGGATATGAAGCAGATGATGTAATAGCATCACTTAACAAATATGCAACAGAGCAAGGTATAAAGGTAAGAATAATAAGCCATGATAAAGACTTATATCAGCTAATAAACCAAAATACGCTTCTCTTTGACCCAATTAAGAAAATAGAAGTAAAACATGAAGAATGCAAAGAAAAATACGGCGTATATCCAGAACAATTTATAGACTATCAAAGCATTGTTGGAGATACTGCAGATAATGTCCCTGGTGTAAAGGGTATAGGTGCTAAAGGGGCTGCAGCACTCTTAGAAGAGTTTGGGAGTTTGGATAATATTTATGCAAATTTAGACAAAATAAAAACAGAAAGGATAAGAAAATTACTAGAAGATTCTAAAAGTGATGCTTATAAAAGTAAAGAGCTAGTGAGATTAAACGATTCATTAATAAAAAATCTTGATTTACCATCATGTCTAATGCCAAAAATATGCCCACTAAACAACATAATTCCATCTCTAGTAAAATACGACTTAAATAGCATACTAAAAAAGCTATCAAACACAAAAGAAATAAAACAAAATCTACAAGAGAAACGACAAGATTCTAGATTCTCATACAAATGGAATCTACTAAACACTAATGAAGCATTAATGGAGTTTGCCAAGAATTTAGATGAAAATCAGATAATCGCATTTGATACAGAAACTACTTCACTTGATGTAAAGACTGCTAAGATAGTCGGATTTTCCTTTAGCTTAGATGGGGTAGATTCATACTATGTCCCAATAGCACACAGCTATCTTGGGGTTGAAGAACAAGTAAGCTTAGAGTGTGCAAAAGAATTTATAAAAAAAATATTCTCATGCAAAGAAATCATAGGACATAATATAAAATATGATATAGAGATTCTAAAAACAAACTTTAATATTTACCCAGACTTCTCTAAAGTTAGAGATTCCATGATACTTGCATGGCTTTATAAGAGTGATTCTTTAAGCAACTTAGACTTTTTAATGAAAAAATACTTCTCTCATGAGATGATAGCCTACAAAGACATAGTAAAAAAAGATGAAAATTTCTCGTCAGTATCAATAAGTCATGCAGCACAATATGCTAGTGAAGATGCAGCAGCTAGTTATTGTCTGTATTTTAAACTAAAAGATTTGCTAGAGCAGGAATTAAATAATATTGCAATAGAAGTTGAGTTTCCATTTATAGAAAATCTAGTAAATATGGAGCTAGGCGGTATAAGAGTAGATGTAGAATATCTAAACACAATAAAGCAAGAAACAAAACAAAGGCTAAATGATATTTCAGAAGAAATATTTGATATAACACAAAAAAGATTCAATTTAAATTCACCTCAACAATTAGCAGATGTGCTATTTAACGACTTACAACTACAAACTGGCAAAAAGACGAAATCTGGCTTTAGCACGAGTGAGAATGTCCTAAAATTACTATATGACACGCATCCAATAATCCCAAAAATCCTAGAATACAGAGAACTCTTTAAACTATATAGCACATATATTGAGCCACTAATTTCATATGCACAAAATGACAAAGAACATAGAATCTATACTTCATTTATGCAGACAGGCACAAACACAGGGCGACTAAGCTCCAAAAATCCAAATCTACAAAACATACCAACGACAAATGTTCAAGGCAAAAACATACGAAGAGCATTTATCGCCAAAGAAAACCATACTCTACTAAGCCTTGATTACTCACAAATAGAGCTTAGATTACTAGCTCATTTTTCAGAAGATAAAGCCATGATGGATGCATTTTTTAATGATTTAGATATACATTTAGAAACTGCTAAAAAAATCTTTGGCAATGAGATGGCAAAAGAATATAGAAGCATAGCAAAGAGCATAAACTTTGGACTAATTTATGGAATGGGACCAAAAAAACTAAGCGAAACGCTAAAAATAGACTACAAACAAGCAAAAGAATATATACAAAATTATTTTTTATCATTCCCAAGCGTTAAAGGTTTCCTAAAACTACAAGAAGAATTCATCTTAAAAAATAGCTATTCAAAAACTATATTAGGGCGAAAGAGAAGCTTTGATTTTAAAGATATACAAGAACATCAAAAAGCAACATTTCTAAGAGAAGGAATAAATGCTATTTTTCAAGGAAGTGCTGCTGATATCATAAAAATTGCAATGAATAAAATAACACAACAAAAACTGAAATCAAAAATGCTCCTTCAAGTGCATGATGAGCTAATCTTTGAATCTCCAAAAGAAGCAGTAGAAGAAGAATCAAAAATAATTGCAGAAATTATGGAAAATGCCTTACAGCTAAAAATCCCACTAAAATGCAGTATAAATATGGGTGATAACTGGAGTAAGTTAAAATAA
- a CDS encoding acyltransferase: protein MLYSREDLLSMGFRHLGQNVEIDTRTTIDNPQNISLGDFVKIGSFVILGGDIKIASYVHIGSFTSLYGGYGIEIGSFVAISNYVRLISHSDDYSGDSLTAPFVPDEFKPKQYGGKITIKNHCIIGSGSCILPSVTMENGTALGAMSLLKDSTQEFGIYAGIPAKKIKERSKKLLKLEEEFLQTIKH from the coding sequence ATGCTGTATTCTAGAGAAGATCTTTTGTCAATGGGATTTAGACATTTAGGACAAAATGTAGAGATTGACACTAGAACAACAATTGATAATCCACAAAATATATCTTTGGGTGATTTTGTAAAAATTGGATCTTTTGTAATTTTAGGAGGAGATATAAAAATAGCTTCTTATGTTCATATTGGATCTTTTACATCTCTTTATGGTGGATATGGTATAGAAATTGGATCATTTGTCGCTATTAGCAATTATGTTAGACTTATCAGTCATAGTGATGATTATTCAGGCGATAGTTTGACTGCTCCATTTGTTCCTGATGAGTTTAAACCAAAGCAATATGGCGGGAAGATAACTATAAAAAATCATTGCATAATAGGTAGCGGAAGTTGTATTTTACCAAGTGTAACTATGGAGAATGGGACCGCATTAGGTGCTATGAGTTTATTAAAAGATTCTACGCAAGAGTTTGGAATTTATGCAGGAATACCTGCAAAAAAAATAAAAGAGCGTAGCAAAAAACTTCTAAAGCTAGAAGAGGAATTTTTGCAAACTATCAAGCATTAA
- a CDS encoding formyltransferase family protein codes for MPRCVVIGTTNSAISLAKGVLDGGGELVAVVSLKKELLPNNSVDIESFAKSVGCEYYEVDDINNFTSLFASFDMDYLIVSWPKILKENIYKLSKRATIVAHATDLPKNRGRHAGHWYKVLGLTDGVLSFFYMDSGVDSGEIILKLPFKILKSDTINDINKKIDKLSKDGICEILQNESLVRNKTKQVGIPNYWRKRNMHDVLIDVRMPIRYIISLVDSFCPPYPCAKLICESKVFDITKAEKIDKECNNIEYGKVFLLDDTSIILKCGDGAIKLYSNESFKDYFVKLQGLENKKGLINVENLDSAGGGGIYVLTPSFYIAKHKLEL; via the coding sequence ATGCCTAGATGTGTGGTGATAGGAACTACAAATAGTGCAATCTCTCTAGCAAAAGGTGTATTGGATGGAGGTGGAGAGTTAGTTGCTGTTGTGAGCTTAAAAAAGGAGCTTTTGCCAAATAATTCTGTAGATATTGAATCTTTTGCCAAAAGTGTAGGTTGTGAGTATTATGAAGTAGATGATATTAATAATTTTACTTCCTTATTTGCTAGTTTTGATATGGATTATTTGATTGTTAGTTGGCCTAAGATTCTAAAAGAAAATATATACAAGCTATCCAAGAGAGCAACTATTGTAGCACATGCGACGGATTTGCCAAAGAATCGCGGAAGACATGCAGGACATTGGTATAAGGTTTTGGGGCTTACAGATGGGGTTTTGAGCTTTTTTTATATGGATAGTGGTGTAGATAGTGGAGAGATTATTTTAAAGCTTCCATTTAAGATATTAAAGAGTGATACTATAAATGATATAAATAAAAAAATAGATAAGCTAAGTAAAGATGGTATTTGTGAGATTTTGCAAAACGAATCTTTGGTTAGAAATAAAACCAAGCAAGTAGGAATCCCAAATTATTGGCGTAAGCGAAATATGCATGATGTGCTAATAGATGTAAGAATGCCTATTAGATATATTATTTCTTTAGTAGATTCTTTTTGTCCTCCTTATCCTTGTGCAAAGCTTATCTGTGAATCTAAAGTCTTTGATATCACAAAAGCAGAAAAGATAGATAAAGAATGCAATAATATAGAATATGGCAAGGTGTTTTTACTAGATGATACTAGTATTATTTTAAAATGTGGAGATGGTGCAATTAAACTATATAGTAATGAATCTTTTAAAGATTATTTTGTAAAACTTCAAGGATTAGAAAATAAAAAAGGACTAATAAATGTTGAAAACTTGGATTCTGCGGGGGGGGGGGGGATTTATGTGCTCACTCCATCGTTTTATATAGCAAAACACAAACTAGAATTGTAG
- a CDS encoding DegT/DnrJ/EryC1/StrS aminotransferase family protein — MSYVIDWWNISLGKEEQEAVANAIKSRKIAQGSITEEFEEKVAKFLNVPYALAVPNGTQALTLAYMGLGIELGDEIIMPNRTFVATAHAGVILGARIKAIDVKDNQTINEELLETAITCKTKVIVPVHLNGVASNMDRILEIAKKHNIEIVEDACQAFGSKDSKGRNLGSFGRFGCFSLGLAKILTTGQGGIVVMKDKNDYDRLRRIRNQGVFDVRSENSYEIKAYNFKFNDMQASVGLVQLSKIEEKMKASINNYKRYEEKLKGVKILKSNIENGEVPMRVLIFAKDNLALREYLLSKGIKTSLESPSLNHCPHLNIKEEFPVSEVFNNELLILPSGPNLELEKIDIVCNEVNKWVEENA; from the coding sequence ATGAGTTATGTTATTGATTGGTGGAATATATCTTTAGGTAAGGAAGAGCAGGAGGCAGTTGCAAATGCAATAAAAAGTCGTAAAATCGCGCAAGGTAGCATTACAGAAGAGTTTGAAGAAAAAGTTGCAAAGTTTTTAAATGTGCCTTATGCACTAGCTGTCCCTAATGGCACACAAGCACTAACTTTAGCATATATGGGTCTTGGGATAGAATTAGGAGATGAAATAATAATGCCAAATAGGACATTTGTGGCTACTGCTCATGCTGGAGTTATACTAGGAGCTAGAATAAAAGCAATTGACGTAAAAGATAATCAAACAATCAATGAAGAACTCTTAGAAACTGCAATTACTTGCAAAACTAAAGTAATAGTGCCTGTGCATCTAAATGGTGTGGCATCTAACATGGATAGAATCCTAGAAATAGCTAAAAAGCATAATATAGAAATAGTAGAAGATGCCTGCCAAGCCTTTGGCTCAAAAGATAGTAAGGGTAGAAATCTTGGTTCTTTTGGTAGGTTTGGTTGCTTTTCTTTAGGACTTGCAAAGATTCTTACAACAGGGCAAGGTGGGATTGTGGTGATGAAAGATAAGAATGATTATGATAGGCTAAGGAGGATTAGAAATCAAGGCGTCTTTGATGTAAGGAGTGAAAATAGTTATGAAATTAAAGCTTATAATTTCAAGTTTAATGATATGCAAGCTAGTGTTGGCTTAGTGCAACTCTCTAAAATAGAAGAAAAAATGAAAGCTTCAATTAATAATTATAAAAGATATGAAGAGAAATTAAAGGGGGTTAAGATTCTAAAGTCAAATATAGAAAATGGTGAAGTACCTATGAGAGTGCTTATTTTTGCAAAAGACAATTTAGCATTAAGAGAATATCTGCTTAGCAAGGGGATTAAAACTTCTTTAGAATCTCCATCTTTAAATCATTGTCCGCATTTGAATATTAAAGAAGAATTTCCTGTAAGTGAAGTTTTTAATAACGAGCTTTTAATACTACCTAGTGGTCCTAATTTGGAGTTAGAAAAGATAGATATAGTATGCAATGAAGTCAATAAATGGGTGGAAGAAAATGCCTAG
- a CDS encoding SDR family oxidoreductase, translating into MKKMFIFGGSKGIGGVFTKQALNNCDVTLFSRTNPYSFDVNFIESDFCKDEFYSTLKEKLKLKDSKKIDHLVFFLKYRGSESGFDDFSGEIQVELIMVKNALDILETHLSDNATIVFVSSICGSLIAKNQPLGYHVAKAGLEQIVRFYALNLAKRGIRVNAVAPSLTLKPENEEFYKNEEELSNLYKMLSPLGRMGRSEDVCEAIWFLLKSSFVNGQILRVDGGVSIQEYETLVRNIAEFYNKAPLQKSNDKGNTMKNTKFSAGGGANREIISCYFCNNLNYAAKEVVA; encoded by the coding sequence ATGAAAAAAATGTTTATCTTTGGTGGTAGCAAAGGTATTGGTGGAGTATTTACCAAACAAGCTTTAAACAATTGTGATGTTACCTTATTTTCTCGGACGAATCCCTATTCTTTTGATGTAAATTTTATTGAATCTGATTTTTGTAAAGATGAGTTTTATAGTACACTAAAAGAGAAATTAAAATTAAAAGATTCCAAAAAAATAGATCATTTAGTGTTCTTTCTAAAATATCGTGGAAGTGAAAGTGGTTTTGATGATTTTAGTGGTGAAATTCAAGTGGAATTAATAATGGTGAAAAATGCTTTGGATATTTTAGAAACTCATTTGAGTGATAACGCAACAATAGTCTTTGTAAGCTCTATTTGCGGGAGTCTGATAGCTAAAAATCAGCCTTTAGGATACCATGTAGCTAAGGCTGGTTTGGAGCAAATTGTTAGATTTTATGCGTTAAATTTGGCAAAAAGAGGCATAAGGGTAAATGCAGTAGCACCTTCTTTAACTCTAAAGCCAGAAAATGAGGAATTTTATAAAAATGAAGAAGAATTAAGCAATCTTTATAAAATGCTATCCCCGCTTGGTAGAATGGGTAGAAGTGAAGATGTATGTGAGGCTATTTGGTTTTTGTTAAAAAGTAGCTTTGTAAATGGGCAAATATTGCGTGTAGATGGTGGAGTTAGCATACAAGAATATGAAACTCTAGTAAGAAATATTGCAGAATTTTATAATAAAGCACCATTGCAAAAATCTAATGATAAAGGAAATACAATGAAAAATACTAAATTCTCTGCGGGGGGGGGGGCAAATAGAGAGATAATCTCTTGTTATTTTTGTAATAATTTAAATTATGCTGCTAAAGAGGTGGTGGCATGA
- a CDS encoding radical SAM/SPASM domain-containing protein has product MTNEEYVLSKIDRFSAGGGGLYSSFPRFIKLETSSNCTARCLMCGIDEWKRGGAIMKDELFFKIANEIILHKNDVTKVALFVGNEPLLDKSLAFKIKKFKDSNIAVNFSTNASLLDFKKAKEILDSGLDAINFSIDSLDKKEYEKIRKNLIFERVMANVICFLKMRNEKNYKTKIRVSIIKSNANKECFDEIYNFWARVLDVSRGDSIRIDDLSYVYGTDSKKDTIEQMQGNMEEIYKEANKKPCYILWNTMVIKCDGSVALCNVDQCRNVILGDLNTQSIQEIWTTSKVKEAYKQAHLKGGRGRINLCKNCLGWLE; this is encoded by the coding sequence ATGACTAATGAAGAATATGTGCTTAGCAAAATAGATAGATTCTCTGCGGGGGGGGGGGGATTATATAGTTCTTTTCCTAGATTTATAAAGTTAGAGACAAGTAGCAATTGCACTGCTAGGTGTCTTATGTGCGGTATAGATGAGTGGAAACGTGGTGGTGCTATTATGAAAGATGAATTGTTTTTTAAGATTGCAAATGAGATTATTTTACACAAAAATGATGTAACAAAAGTAGCACTTTTTGTTGGCAATGAGCCACTTTTGGACAAGAGCTTAGCATTTAAAATTAAAAAATTTAAAGATTCTAATATTGCTGTTAATTTCTCTACTAATGCTTCATTGTTGGATTTTAAGAAAGCAAAAGAAATTTTGGATTCTGGTCTTGATGCAATTAATTTTAGTATTGATAGCCTTGATAAAAAAGAGTATGAAAAGATTCGAAAGAATCTTATTTTTGAGAGAGTTATGGCCAATGTTATTTGTTTTTTAAAAATGAGAAATGAGAAAAATTATAAAACTAAAATAAGGGTAAGCATTATAAAAAGCAATGCAAACAAAGAGTGTTTTGATGAGATTTATAATTTTTGGGCTAGAGTTCTTGATGTTAGTCGTGGAGATTCTATTAGGATTGATGATCTTTCATATGTATATGGAACAGATTCTAAAAAAGATACTATAGAGCAAATGCAGGGGAACATGGAAGAAATATACAAAGAAGCAAACAAAAAACCATGTTATATATTATGGAATACAATGGTAATAAAATGTGATGGCAGTGTTGCTTTATGTAATGTAGATCAGTGTAGAAATGTAATTTTGGGAGATTTAAATACACAAAGCATACAAGAAATATGGACAACATCAAAGGTAAAAGAAGCGTATAAACAAGCACATCTTAAGGGTGGAAGGGGTAGAATTAATCTATGTAAAAATTGTCTTGGGTGGCTAGAATAG